The uncultured Desulfobulbus sp. genome window below encodes:
- a CDS encoding lysophospholipid acyltransferase family protein, with translation MSPVQLIRGACTVAVAPFLTFLVSVLALVDLLLGRKSESKAQMFPRLWGRALCGLAGVRVRVEGMENIDPQKTYIFAGNHVSQYDIFSFQGYFPHDFRWIAKKELFEIPVFGQAMHRVGYIAIDRSHGRQALKSLDRAAQRIAAGSSVLIFPEGTRSPDGHLKEFKAGAVLLAIKAGVPIVPLGFNGSYEVLPKGKLLPRPGEIVIRLGQPIVTDQFKSSDKQMLAGELQQSVAALLEPQE, from the coding sequence ATGTCGCCTGTGCAACTAATTCGCGGGGCCTGCACCGTTGCAGTCGCCCCGTTTCTAACCTTTTTAGTTTCTGTATTAGCTCTTGTTGACCTGCTTCTGGGACGAAAATCTGAGAGTAAAGCGCAGATGTTTCCTCGTTTATGGGGGCGGGCTCTCTGTGGGCTTGCCGGTGTACGTGTGCGTGTTGAGGGAATGGAAAATATCGACCCCCAAAAGACCTATATTTTTGCCGGAAACCATGTCAGTCAATACGATATTTTTTCTTTTCAAGGATACTTTCCGCACGATTTTCGTTGGATCGCTAAAAAAGAGCTGTTCGAGATCCCCGTTTTCGGCCAGGCCATGCACCGCGTCGGCTATATTGCCATTGATCGATCCCATGGTCGGCAGGCGCTCAAAAGCCTTGACCGGGCCGCACAGAGAATCGCTGCTGGCAGTTCGGTACTTATTTTCCCCGAAGGAACACGAAGCCCGGATGGACATCTCAAAGAGTTCAAAGCTGGTGCTGTGTTGTTGGCAATAAAAGCGGGGGTTCCCATCGTTCCCCTGGGGTTTAACGGCTCTTACGAGGTCCTGCCAAAAGGGAAACTCCTGCCACGCCCCGGTGAAATTGTCATCCGTCTGGGGCAACCAATTGTAACTGATCAGTTCAAGTCAAGTGACAAGCAGATGCTGGCTGGGGAGCTCCAGCAGTCAGTCGCTGCACTTCTTGAACCGCAAGAGTAG
- the icd gene encoding isocitrate dehydrogenase (NADP(+)): MTAETITVMTDGTLNVPENPIIPFIEGDGTGPDIWAATQKVLDAAVARSYNGSRSIEWLEILAGEKAFETTGEWLPKATIEALKKYIVSIKGPLTTPVGEGMRSLNVTLRQVLDLYACVRPVRYYQGVVSPVKTPELVNMIIFRENTEDVYAGIEWQAGTEEANRVIELLRNEMGASIRDNSGIGIKPISEFGTKRLVRKAIVHAIDAGHDSVTLVHKGNIMKFTEGAFRNWGYELAAEEFGDITITEAALWEQHNGVIPQGKIVIKDRIADAMFQQILLRPNEYSVLAMPNLNGDYMSDALAAQVGGLGMAPGANIGDGVAMFEATHGTAPKYAGLDKVNPGSLLLSGVMMLEYLGWKEAAELIQKALETTISKKTVTYDLARLMDGATELSCSGFGDAIISNM; this comes from the coding sequence GTGACTGCAGAAACCATAACCGTAATGACTGATGGAACACTTAATGTTCCCGAGAATCCCATCATTCCTTTCATCGAAGGTGACGGAACCGGGCCAGACATCTGGGCTGCCACCCAGAAAGTGCTCGATGCTGCAGTTGCTCGCAGTTATAACGGATCCCGCTCCATCGAGTGGCTGGAAATCCTGGCGGGTGAAAAAGCTTTTGAAACCACTGGCGAATGGTTACCCAAGGCAACCATTGAGGCGCTGAAAAAATATATTGTCAGCATCAAAGGGCCGCTGACCACTCCGGTGGGCGAAGGAATGCGCAGCCTCAACGTCACCCTGCGTCAGGTTCTCGATTTATATGCCTGCGTGCGACCTGTGCGCTATTATCAGGGCGTGGTCTCCCCGGTCAAAACCCCGGAACTCGTTAACATGATTATTTTTCGGGAAAATACCGAGGACGTGTATGCCGGCATTGAATGGCAGGCAGGCACGGAAGAGGCAAATCGAGTCATCGAACTCCTGCGCAACGAGATGGGCGCATCCATCCGTGATAACTCAGGAATCGGAATCAAGCCCATATCCGAGTTTGGCACTAAACGACTCGTACGCAAGGCGATTGTCCATGCCATTGATGCCGGACATGATTCGGTTACCCTGGTCCACAAGGGGAACATCATGAAGTTTACCGAGGGGGCTTTTCGTAACTGGGGCTATGAGTTGGCGGCTGAAGAATTTGGTGACATTACCATCACCGAAGCCGCCCTCTGGGAGCAGCACAACGGTGTTATTCCCCAAGGCAAGATCGTGATCAAAGATCGGATCGCAGATGCCATGTTCCAACAGATTTTACTCCGGCCCAATGAGTATTCTGTGCTTGCCATGCCTAACCTCAACGGCGACTATATGTCAGACGCCCTCGCGGCTCAGGTTGGCGGACTGGGAATGGCTCCAGGTGCTAATATCGGTGATGGCGTAGCCATGTTTGAGGCAACCCATGGTACAGCCCCCAAATATGCGGGACTCGATAAGGTCAACCCAGGTTCTTTGCTGCTCTCCGGGGTAATGATGCTTGAGTATCTGGGCTGGAAAGAGGCTGCGGAGCTCATTCAAAAGGCTTTGGAAACGACCATTTCCAAGAAGACCGTGACCTATGATCTGGCACGCCTGATGGATGGAGCCACGGAGCTGTCATGCTCTGGCTTTGGCGATGCTATCATAAGCAATATGTAA